The segment GTCATCGCGGACCAGATTCCCACCGAACTTTCATCGCTCACAAACGCCGCATTGGCAAAATGCCCTGCGTTGCTGTTAACGTCAGAAAAAGACCGCGTCGTTCCGATTCAATACCAAAACGAAATCAAAGACACTTACCTTGGTGAAATAAAACAGTTCATCATCGAAGGCGCCGACCACGACGACCCAATCCCGGAACATCAGGAAGCCGAATATCTCGACGCGATCGACTGGCTTCGTGAAAAACTGATGTCGTGATCGTGCCACTCTATTGAACTCGTTCAAAAATCTGATGCGGGGCACCGATGTCGATCACGACAACCTCCCCAAGCCATGCTTTCGCTTCGAGACTGCCGAATCCGTTTTTCATCGCTACGAAAGTACACGTAACGTTTGCCTTAAACGCGAGGTTACTCTGGCCAGTGTCCCCGTCGAGTCCCGTTGGAATATCGATGGCTACCCGGATCGCTGAAAGCTCGTTTGCCGCAACGACAGCGTTGGCAAATGGGGCCCGCAATTCTCCGGTCGCTCCCGTTCCGAGCATTGCATCAATGACCAGGCAATCTGATCGCTTCGACATCGCTGACTTGAACGCGTCAACGCTCCAGTCGGAATCGCACTGAGTTATCGAAGTGTCCATCTTTTTCAAAACTTCAAAATTAACTTTCGCGTCG is part of the Mariniblastus fucicola genome and harbors:
- a CDS encoding NAD(P)H-hydrate epimerase, with amino-acid sequence MLLSCQQCRQFDKIAIEDYGIPGIALMENAGAGCVREILQRKMQRPTVILCGGGNNGGDGFVIARHLANSGVEVAVLLLTDSAGLSGDAKVNFEVLKKMDTSITQCDSDWSVDAFKSAMSKRSDCLVIDAMLGTGATGELRAPFANAVVAANELSAIRVAIDIPTGLDGDTGQSNLAFKANVTCTFVAMKNGFGSLEAKAWLGEVVVIDIGAPHQIFERVQ